One part of the Streptomyces lydicus genome encodes these proteins:
- a CDS encoding cyclophilin-like fold protein, translated as MKIRLSWPAGHVTATLDDTPTAAALLAALPVDSTAHTWGEEVYFDTGLAPALEADAREVVEPGTVAFWPPGNALALPYGPTPMSEGDEPRLASACNVLGRIDGDPRALATVRSGDPIRVQKA; from the coding sequence CTGGCCCGCAGGGCACGTGACCGCAACGCTCGACGACACCCCGACCGCCGCGGCGCTCCTCGCCGCCCTGCCGGTCGACTCCACCGCCCACACCTGGGGCGAGGAGGTCTACTTCGACACCGGCCTCGCCCCCGCGCTGGAGGCCGACGCCCGCGAGGTCGTCGAACCCGGCACGGTCGCCTTCTGGCCCCCGGGCAACGCCCTCGCCCTCCCCTACGGCCCGACACCGATGTCCGAGGGCGACGAGCCACGGCTCGCCTCCGCCTGCAACGTGCTGGGCCGCATCGACGGCGACCCGCGCGCGCTGGCCACCGTCCGCAGCGGCGACCCGATCCGCGTACAAAAAGCCTGA
- the hisC gene encoding histidinol-phosphate transaminase, with protein MSEKTPKLRAALDGIPTYKPGRPAPAGGPVTYKLSSNENPYPPLPGVLERAVTAAGSFNRYPDLACTGLVAELSERFSVPVEHLATGTGSVGVAQQLVQSTAGPGDEVIYAWRSFEAYPIITQVSGATSVPVPLTSGEVHDLDAMLAAITDRTRLIFVCNPNNPTGTVVRRAELESFLDRVPDDVLVVLDEAYREFIRDPEVPDGIDLYRDRPNVCVLRTFSKAYGLAGLRVGFAVGHDDVAAALRKTAVPFGVSQLAQEAAVASLRSETALMERVETLVAERARVAEALLGQGWTVPESHANFVWLRLGDRTTDFAAACERAGVIVRPFAGEGVRVTIGESPAMDLFLQAAEDFRKAL; from the coding sequence CCCGACCTACAAGCCCGGCCGGCCGGCGCCGGCCGGCGGCCCGGTCACCTACAAGCTGTCCTCCAACGAGAACCCCTATCCGCCGCTTCCCGGTGTCCTGGAGCGCGCGGTGACCGCGGCCGGCTCCTTCAACCGCTACCCGGACCTCGCGTGTACCGGCCTGGTGGCGGAGCTGTCCGAGCGGTTCTCGGTGCCGGTGGAGCACCTGGCGACCGGTACCGGCTCGGTGGGCGTGGCCCAGCAGCTGGTCCAGTCGACGGCCGGGCCCGGCGACGAAGTGATCTACGCCTGGCGGTCGTTCGAGGCGTACCCGATCATCACCCAGGTCTCCGGTGCCACGTCCGTGCCGGTCCCGCTGACCTCCGGCGAGGTGCACGACCTGGACGCGATGCTCGCCGCGATCACCGACCGCACCCGGCTGATCTTCGTCTGCAACCCCAACAACCCCACCGGCACCGTCGTGCGCCGTGCGGAGCTGGAGTCCTTCCTGGACCGGGTGCCGGACGACGTGCTGGTGGTGCTGGACGAGGCGTACCGCGAGTTCATCCGGGACCCCGAGGTGCCGGACGGCATCGACCTCTACCGGGACCGGCCCAACGTGTGTGTGCTGCGTACCTTCTCCAAGGCGTACGGCCTGGCGGGGCTGCGGGTGGGCTTCGCGGTGGGACACGACGACGTGGCCGCCGCGCTGCGCAAGACGGCGGTGCCGTTCGGGGTCAGCCAGCTCGCGCAGGAGGCGGCGGTGGCGTCGCTGCGCAGCGAGACGGCGCTGATGGAGCGGGTCGAGACGCTGGTGGCCGAGCGTGCGCGGGTGGCCGAGGCGCTGCTCGGGCAGGGCTGGACGGTCCCCGAGTCGCACGCCAACTTCGTCTGGCTGCGGCTGGGGGACCGTACGACCGACTTCGCGGCGGCTTGTGAGCGGGCCGGCGTGATCGTGCGGCCGTTCGCCGGCGAGGGGGTCCGGGTCACGATCGGCGAGAGCCCGGCCATGGACCTGTTCCTGCAGGCCGCGGAGGACTTTCGCAAGGCGCTGTAA